The Piliocolobus tephrosceles isolate RC106 chromosome 16, ASM277652v3, whole genome shotgun sequence DNA window aggcctcccaaagctctgggattataggcgtgagccaccacgcccagacaagcagaagaattttaaattaaatgataggtgaggcgggtggctcacgcctgtaatcccagcactttggaaggctgaggtgggtggatcacttgaggtcaggagttgtacaccagcctggccaacatggtgaaaccccatctccactaaaaatacaaaaattagccaagcatggtggcatgcgtgcacctgtaataccagctattcaggaggtggaggcaggagaatcacttgaaacagggaggcagaggttgcagtgaattgagatcgcaccactgcacttgggCCTGGGgtacaaagcaagaccctgtctcaaagaaaaaaaaattttaaaaaaagatagacCGTCCTTTATTGGTAAGCTTATCCGTAAACtaaataatcaaaaagaaaaaaccacacaAGTCTTGTGAGGATAAAAAGGGAATGTccggccaggggtggtggctcacactataatcccagccctctgggaggtcGAAGGGGGcagatctcctgagctcaggagttcaagaccagcctggccaacatggagaaaccccggctctactaaaaatacaaaaaattagccaggcgtggtggcacatgcctgtaatcccagctactcaggaggctgaggcaggagaattgcttgaaccaagaggCGGATGTTACAGTGAACtcagattgtgccaccacactccagcctgggcaacagagcaagactccgtctcaaaaaaaaaaaaaaagtgaatgtccCCGGTACAGTGTACTTTCAAAATGGTTCCTGTCTGTGAACTTATGCAAATCAAGCTTCTATTAATGAAGACTGAAATGGAAATGAAGAGCAGCTTTTTTGTTTCCACTTTTATAAGTCAAGATCATTTCCCTTCACAAAGGGAGCAAATAGAAAGGGTGATGACATGTCAGCCCTGGACTCCCACTTCCCCACGTGAGGCCGGCTTCTGGCCCCGCGATGGTTTTTGGACCATGAAGAGAAGGCCTCTTGGCCCTGAGGGTCAAATTGACCAATCAGCAGAGACATCTGTAAGAGGATGCCCCAGAGGGTGCCTTCACCTCCAAATACGCCTTCATTTTCTTCAAGTCGAAGATTTTTCCATGAAAgcctgtttggaaaaaaaaagtattcttttttttttttgagacacagtctcactctgtcacccaggctggagtgcagcagcgcaatctcggcttgctgcagcctccatctctcaggttcaagtgattctcattcctcagccccccaagtagctgggactacaggctcaagccaccacgctgggctaatttgtgtgtgtgtgtgtgttgtttgttatgtttttttttttttttgagacggagtctctcgctctgtcgcctaggctggagtacagtggcgcgatctcggctcactgcaagctccgcctcccgggttcatacccttctcctgcctcagcctcccaagtagctgggactacagatgcacgccaccacgcccagctaaatttttttgtatttttagtagagacagggtttcactgtgttagccaggatggtcttgatctcctgacctcatgatcctcccacctcagcctcccaaagtgctggcattaaaggcatgagccaccgcacctggctaatttgtgcatttttaagagacggtgtttcaccatgttgcccaagctggttttgaactcctggcctcaaacgattcaccctcctcagcctcccaaaatgctggaattacaggcgtgagctactgtgccaggcctaaaaaaaaaaaaagtgttcttccCCATCTACAAAGGAgaatctggctgggtgcagtggctcatgcctgtaatcccagtactttgggaggctgaagtgggcagatcacctgacgtcaggagttcgagaccagtcttgccaatatggtgaaaccctatctctactaaaaatacaaaaattagatagctgtggtggcgtgtgtctataatcccagctccgcgagcagctgaggcaggagaatcgcttgaacccgggaggcggaggttgcagtgagcaaagattgcaccactgcactgcagaatGGGCGACAgggtaagacttcatctcaaaacaataaataaataggctgggctcagtggctcacacctgtaatcccagcactttgggggggctaaggcaggatcacctgaggtcaggtgttcgagaccagcctaaccaacatagagaaaccccgtctctactaaaaatacaaaattagcctggcatggtgacgcatgcctgtaatcccagctacttgagaggctgaagcagaagaattgcttgaaaccaggaggtggaggttgcggtgagccgagatcgcgccattgcactccagcctgggtaacggagtgagactccgtctcaaaaataaataaataaaaaagtaaataaatataaaaaggagAATTCTCATGAAATTTTCAAAGAGGCATGGATGAGAAAATAATTGTTGGTGTCTGTGCAGCCCTGGGCAGGGGAAGACATCCTGCTTCTAGAAGGCTGCTGCCGGTTGTCTAGACCAGAGTTGTCAACCTCAGCACTCCTGACATTTGAGGCCGGACGATTCTTCGCAGTAGGGGCTGACTGTGCACTCTAGGATGCTTAGCGGCCTCCTTGGCCTCTACCTACTAAATGTCAGCagcaacccctactttttttttttttttgtagagacagggtcttgctgtgttgcccaagctagtccaCCTCCCAATATTGACAACCAAAAACGTCCCCAGGCCCAAAGTTCCCCTGGAGGCACAACTGCTCCTGGCTGAGAGTTACTGGTCTAGAATGAAACATGCTTAGTGGTCACACACTCTAGTTTGTTCCAGTTCTCTGCTCAATCAGCAGTTTCCTCATTGCAGGGTGGTTTCCAGAGCAGACATGCCCAGCCGAGCAAAGGCAATTCATGACATCGATGATATTCAGATTTCATAGACTTTCTTTCTGCCCCTCCCCCAAGCACTGCCCCAACCGCACagtattcttcttttcttttaaatttttctttggattAAATAGAGGtggcgtctcactatgttgcccaggctggtctggaacccctaggctcaagcaatcctcccaccttggcctcccaaagtgctggtattatgggcctgagctactgtgcccaCCCGATACACactatgctttttctttcttttctttctttcttttttttttttttgagacagcgtcttgctctgttgcccatgctggagtgcagtggcaagatattggctcactgtaacctctgtctcctgggttcaagtgactctctggtctcagccttctgagtagctgggattacaggcatgtaccaccatgcccagctaagttttgtacttttagtagagacagggtttcaccatgttggccaggctagtctcgaactcctgacctcaggtgatccgcccgcctcggcctcccagtgctgggaatacaggtgtgagccaccacgcccggcctacacaCTATTCTTGAAATGCAAACAGGTCCCCACCATTGGTATAATACAACCCTCTCCCTCAAACCCCTATTCcagaaacatttttgtttaatcCCAATTACTGTCTTAAAGAATCAGTAATGGCCAgctgcaatggctcacgcctgtaatcccagcactttgggaggcccaggcaggcagatcccctgaggtcaagagttcaagactagcctggccaacgtggtgaaacccaggctctagtaaaaatacaaaaatcagcggggcatggtggtgcgtgcctgtagtccccgctacttggtaggctgagacatgagaatcgcttgaacccaggaggtagaggttgcagtgaggtgagatcgtgctacttcactccagtctggacgatggagcaagactctgtctttaaatcaataaataaaagtgggccaggcacagtgggtcacacctgtaatcctagcgctttgggaggccgaggcaggcggatcacctgaggtctcgagttcaagaccagtctggccaacattgaTGAAATCCCGtgtctatcaaaaatacaaaaattagccaggcgtggtggcgggcgcctgtaatcccagctactctggaggctgagacacgagaatctcttgaacctgggagacaacagtgcaagactctgtctcaaaaaaaaaaaaaaatgataattcagCAGCAGTTAGTGGATTCACAATGTTGCACAACCACCACTGCTATCTAGTTCCAAGAGAtcttcatcaccccaaaaggaaaccccgtATCTATTAGACAGttactccccatttccccttcccctgGGCCCTAGTAACCACCAGTccgctttctgtctctgtgggttTTCCTATTCTGAACTTTGCACACACATAGAATCATGCAAAGGTTGCCTTTCGCGTCTGCCTTTTTGTTTAGTGGAATGTTTACGGCTCATCCCTGTTGCAGCCTGCATCTGTGCTCACTTCTTTCTAAGGCTGAGTAATACTCCTTATACAGAtcaaccacattttatttacccattcgtccgctgatagacatttgggccttttccaccttttggctgtggTGAATCATGCTGCCATGAGCGTGTGTGTACAGGTATCTGTTTGAGtctctgttttctattatttggtATATGTCTAGGCGTGGAATTGTtaggtcatatggtaagtctgtttaactttttgaggaaccactaaatcagtattttcttctttcttttctctttactctgAGGTCTactggtttcatttatttatttgtaatctttaggttcaggggtacatgtggaggtttgttataGAATTAAATtgtggtcaggtgcggtggctcatgcctgtaatcccagcactttgggaggctgaggcgggtggatcacgaggtcaggagttcgagaccagtctgaccaacatggtgaaaccttgtctctactaaaaagacaaaaattagccaggtatggtggcatgtgcctgcagtcccagctactcgggaggctgaggcaggagaatcgcttgaactcaagaggcacaggttgtggtgagcagagatcgtgccactgcactccagcctgggcaacagggcaagactccatcaaaaaaaaaaaaaaaaaaaaaagtgagaacatgctaaaCCCAgcatcctttttcctttttctgagtctctctcaccaccatgcccggctaatttttgtatttttagtagagccagactttcaccatgttggttacactggttttgaactcctgacctcaagtgatccatctgcctggacctcccaaacgctgggattacaggtgtgtgccaccgagcctggccaaaCCAGTACCTTCTTAAGGTGCTTGATTAATGTcggtttctttcttcctccttggaCCTTTTCATCTCCCAGAAATCACCCCTGTGGTCTCCATTGCCTACAAAGTCCTGGAAGTTTTCCCCAAAGGCCGCCGGGTGCTCATAACCTGCCATGCACCCCAGGCACCACCGCCCATCACCTATTCCCTCTGTGGAACCAAGAACATCGAGGTGGCCAAGAAGGTGGTGAAGACCCACGAGCCGGCCTCTTTCAACCTCAACATCACACTCAAGTCCAGTCCAGACCTGCTCACCTACTTCTGCCGGGCGGCCACCACCTCAGGTGCTCATGTGGACAGCGCCAGGCTGCAGATGTACTGGGAGCTGTGGTCCAGTGAGTGCGGTGGGGGGCACAGGGCTGAGGAGGCAGGTGGGGTGCAGATCAGTGGGGAGCTCTGGGAGTGGGAATTGTGAACCTTGCTGGGGTAAGAGAGAGCCAGGGCGTGAGGGTGCGGACAAGGACAGGATGCCGCCTCCAAGGCCACTCTCAGTCCCCTGGGGCCTTTTCTCAGGACTTGCTGTCTCTGGCTGGGGCCCTGAGGGCATAGTCTCCTGGCAGGGGCCTGAGGGCACAGAAGGAAAGAGCCCGATGGATGGCAGAAATGACTGGGTCCCAGTTGTCATCTCGGACCTCAAGGTGATAAACTAGGCACGTTTGGCTGGGTacaaatcccagcactgtggaaggccaagacaggcggattgcttgagcccaggagttcgagaccagcctgggcaacatggcgaaaccccgtttctactaaaaatacaaagattagccgggcgtggtggggtgcacctgtaattccatctactcaggagactgaggcaggagaattgcttgaacccaggaggcggaggctgcggtgagacaagattgtgccactgtactccagcctgggtaacagagcgagactgtctccaaaaaaaaaaaagaaaagaaaagaaaagaaaagaaagttaggCACGGTTTGTGCATTACTTCACTTGATCTTCACAGCAGTGTCAGGGGTAGGGTCTGAGCCTCTGGGTCTGTAGCTATGGAAGCTAAAGCTCTGGGGAGTTAAGAAAGTTGCCCCaggggctgtgtgtggtggctcacgcctgtaatcccagcactttgggaggcctatgcgggtggatcacttgaggtcaggagttcgagaccactctggccaacatagtgaaaccgcatctctactaaaaatacaaaaattagccgggtgtggtggcgggcacctgtaatcccagctactcgggaggctgaggcaagagagtcacttgaacccaggagatgatggttgcagtgagctgaggtcgtgccactgcacaccagcctgggcaacagagtaagactctgtctcaataaaaaaaaaaaaaaagaaagaaagtcaccCCAGGCCACATGGCTGGCAAGTGGCCAAGGCTGCTTTCAAACCCCACTCCGTCCAGCTCCAAAGCCTGCCTTCTTCCTGTTTCCATCCTGATAGTAACTCAGGTAACCTTCTTGGTGGGAGCTATGGGGTATGGGAACCAGGAAGTGTTGCCCGACTTAGGGTGGGACAAGGAACCTCCCCGTTCATCCTTTGCCCCACACCCTAAGAACACCAGGAAAAGACAGCCTAGGGGAGATGAGCCCAGGGTCTGCAGCCCAACAGGTTCAGGGTTCAAATCCCTACACTTACTGGCTGGGGCCTTGAACAAATCATGGGACTGCTGAGCTTCAACTGCTTTAGctgcaaaaggaaaataagaggccagtgaggtgactcacgcctgtattcccagcattttgagaggccaaggtgggagaatcctttgaggccaagagtttgagatcagcctggaccacagagtgagactccatgtctacaaaaaaattagtttctttttttgagacggagtctcgctctgtctcccagggtgtactgcagtggcgcgatctcggctcattgcaacctccgcctcccaggttcaagcaattctcctgcctcagcctcccaggtagctgggactacaggcccttGCCCcaatgcccgactaatttttgtatttttagtagacacggggtttcacgatgttggccaggctggtctcaaactcctgacctcaggtgatccacccacctaggcctcctaaaacgctgggattacaggcatgagccactgcacccagccaacagcaatttttaaaaaaaattaatcagaatcccagcagtttgggaggccgagacgggcggatcacgaagtcaggagatcgagaccatcctggctaacatggtgaaaccccgtctctactaaaaaatacaaaaaactagccggacgaggtggcggcgcctatagtcccagctactcgggaggctgaggcaggagaatggtgtgaacccgggaggcggagcttgcagtgagctgagatccggccactgcactccagcctgggcaacagagcaagactccgtctgaaaaaaaaaaaaaattaatcaggtgtggtggtgcgcacctgtggtcccagctacttgggaggctgaggtgggaggatgatttgagcccaggagttggagcctgcgagctgtgatcacaccattgcactctagcttgagcaacagagaccctgtctctaaaataataatgggTCCTATTCCAGGGGACCTATGAAATGAAAGCCTTTTAGTAGGTGGCAAGGGTGGTGGTTATTACTAATCAGTAAGAATGACTAGAGCGTTAGGCTCAAGGCCTGGGGGATTCTAGAATCTTCTGCATGACAGTTCTTGTCCTGAAGTAACTTGCCTTTCAGTAGAAAAGACGAGACTGAATGATAGAGTTGCCAGGTAAATTTTACACAGGACATACGTTAtagtaaaaaattattcattgtttatctgaaattaaaatttaactgtatttttatttgctaagtctGGCAATCTGAAATGTACTGCATAAGAATAaaaccaggccgggcatggtggctcacgcctataatcccagcactttgggaggctagggcagaagatcgcttgagcccaggagtttgagaccagcctggccaacatagagaaaccccatctctacaaaaaatgcaaaagttagctggatgtggtggtgcacacctgtagtcctagctactcaggaggctgagatgggagaactgcttgagccagggaggcagaggttgcagtgagcctagatcacatcGTTGCACTCCAACTtgctctgggcgacagagcaagaccctgcctcaaaataaagttaaaataagataaaaaccaAATGTGAAATTGTGTGGTGCACATGGCAGGTAGGGTAGCAGCTCAGACACAAGATGGAGGGCAAACCCTAGAAGGCGGCCTGGAGGAGGCGGCAGCCACAGCTAAGCTCATTAGGCATTTTGTAATGAGGAGAACTTACTGAGGAGGAGGGGCTTAAGACCGCTCAGCCATGGCTGTGCTACCTTCTCCCACCCTGCCAGAACCAGTGTCGGAGCTGCGGGCCAACTTCACTCTGCGGGACAGAGGGTCAGGCCCCAGGGTGGAGATTTCCTGCCAGGTGTCCTCGGGCAGCCCACCCATCACCTACAGCCTGGTCGGGAAGGACGGGCAGGTCCACCTGCAGCAGCGACCACGCCACGGGCAGCCTGCCAACTTCTCCATCCTGCCGAGCCAGACATCAGACTGGTTCCAGTGCCAGGCTGCAAACAGCGTCAATGTCCAGCACAGCGCCCTCACACTGGTGCCCCCAGGTGAGAGGGCCCTTGCATTTCCAGAGGGGCAGCTGGCGCTTCTGTGCTGGGAGGGTGCTAGTGTCCAAGACACAGGTCGGTGGGAAGTGGGACAGCTCTACCCGGCCACTGCCGAGAGCAGAGAGAGCACAGGAGGCAACCAGGCCCACCTTGGTCCCTGCCTAAAGGAAGCCCAACCCAGCTGCCTCCACCCCGCTCCCAGGAGAGTTGCCCAAGACACCCACCATCGTGCTGGCTGGCAGCCTTGCCTCCATTGCGGCCGTCACCTCCGGGATGTTGGGCTGGACCACGTGGGCCAGGTAGGAAATGGGTGCTGGatgcagggaggagggagagctgcTGATGGCCTGAGAGGCGGGCTCTGGGTGGGGAGCTCAGGTGgtggggcttgcagggcagggctCTGGCCAGGGCAAAGAAGGGCCATCACCGCTTACGCACGACTCGAAGGTGTTTATGAGGACCTACTGTGTGTCACATGCCTACTGAGGCTTACACGTTCAAGGCGTTATCGAACCCTGGCCAATGCTCCCAGTTGCCCTGTGATGGAGTCTGCTGGCGTCTGGGAGGGCACTCTCTGAGTTCTTTATGGGGTCTgagcagggatgcagggatgctGATgccaggagaccaaggtggaccAGGAGCTCCTGCCTTCTGTAAGAACCACATCGGGCAGTCTTTCCCAGGTGGTGGCAAGAGCCTGGGGCCCAGCCTCCCAGGGTCCCCTCTCCAAAGCCGTGGCTTTACTGACATGTAAGGTGACCAGGGCCTTTGTAGTGTCTGAGCGCAGGCACCACAGGCCTGTGTGCTCTGCCTCTCTGGCCTTGGTGGTGGCCAGCCCTGCCTCTGTGAACTCACCTCTCTTTGTTTGGGAGACACTGCTGTGTCCTGGTTCTCATCCCCTGCCGTGGCCCAGGCACTTACGTGGCTCTGCCAGGAGTCTGTCCTTGGCACTCTCCCATCTCACTTCTGCCAAGTCTGTTCTTTCCAGAGGCCAGACTCGTGGGTGAGCCATGTCACttcgctgagcctcagtttttccttctataaaatggggtacAGCCTTCATTTAGTGGGGTAAGCCTCATGTCTCTCCTGCTGGGGAATTGATGTGCTTGGCACGCTTGGCACCATAAAACTCCCGGAGGCAGGCCcggctctgtggctcacgcctgtaatcccagcactttgggaggctgaggcgggtgggtcacctgaggtcaggagttggagaccagcctggccaacatggagaaaccccatctctactaaaaatacaaaattagccaggcgtggtggtgtacgcctgtaatcccagctactcgggaggctgaggcaggtgaatcacttgaacccgggaggtggaggttgcagtgagccgagattgcgcccttgcactccaaaaagagcgaaactctgtctcaaaacaaacaaacaaacaaacaaacactccCAGACGCCTAGGGAGGGGATGGCTGGGAGATGAGCCTGCCTGACTTGAGTCTCCACTGCTTTGTCATCAAGGTCATGACCAGAAGATGGAGGACTGGCAGGGTCCCCTGGAGAGCCCCATCTTTGCCTTGCTGCCCTATAGGAGCACCCACCGTCTGAGTGAAGAGGAGCTTGGGGTGTTCAGGATAGGGAATGGGGAGGTCAGAAGATGCAAAGCAGCAGCCATGTAGAATGAACCGTCCAGAGAGCCAAGCACGACAGAGGGTTGCAGTCCATTGGTGTGCACTGTTCGTATTTGGAGTTCATGCAAAATGAGTGTGTTTTAGCTACTcttgtcacaaaaacaaaacaaaacaaaaaaaatgggtaaCTATGAGAGATGGTGGAATGTTAACTTGCTTCACTATAGGAACCTTTGTGCTGTCTATATGAATCCCATAATAGCAGGTTGtctaccttaaatatacacaaaaacatttatttaaaaaaaagaaaaaagcctgccACCTGGGATTCTTGGAACCCTGGTGACCTTCAGCAAACGCAGACAGTGTTGGTGTGAGGGCTTGAGGAGGGTCACAGAAAGGAGGGGGTCTGTGTGGCCTTGTCCTCACCTCTCAGGTGCTG harbors:
- the C16H17orf99 gene encoding protein IL-40 isoform X1, whose product is MGLPGLLCLAVLAASSFSKAQEEEITPVVSIAYKVLEVFPKGRRVLITCHAPQAPPPITYSLCGTKNIEVAKKVVKTHEPASFNLNITLKSSPDLLTYFCRAATTSGAHVDSARLQMYWELWSKPVSELRANFTLRDRGSGPRVEISCQVSSGSPPITYSLVGKDGQVHLQQRPRHGQPANFSILPSQTSDWFQCQAANSVNVQHSALTLVPPGELPKTPTIVLAGSLASIAAVTSGMLGWTTWARS
- the C16H17orf99 gene encoding protein IL-40 isoform X3 codes for the protein MGLPGLLCLAVLAASSFSKAQEEEITPVVSIAYKVLEVFPKGRRVLITCHAPQAPPPITYSLCGTKNIEVAKKVVKTHEPASFNLNITLKSSPDLLTYFCRAATTSGAHVDSARLQMYWELWSKPVSELRANFTLRDRGSGPRVEISCQVSSGSPPITYSLVGKDGQVHLQQRPRHGQPANFSILPSQTSDWFQCQAANSVNVQHSALTLVPPGHDQKMEDWQGPLESPIFALLPYRSTHRLSEEELGVFRIGNGEVRRCKAAAM
- the C16H17orf99 gene encoding protein IL-40 isoform X2, whose protein sequence is MGLPGLLCLAVLAASSFSKAQEEEITPVVSIAYKVLEVFPKGRRVLITCHAPQAPPPITYSLCGTKNIEVAKKVVKTHEPASFNLNITLKSSPDLLTYFCRAATTSEPVSELRANFTLRDRGSGPRVEISCQVSSGSPPITYSLVGKDGQVHLQQRPRHGQPANFSILPSQTSDWFQCQAANSVNVQHSALTLVPPGELPKTPTIVLAGSLASIAAVTSGMLGWTTWARS